The proteins below are encoded in one region of Micromonospora yangpuensis:
- a CDS encoding FUSC family protein — protein MVRWGWLRQAAVRVWRGWPQIVEGTLAATGAWVAASVLVSHPQPFFAPAAALIVLGQARGQRTRRAVEVVLGVAAGVLVADVVVQALGARSTVTVFTVILLTIVGAVAIGASGVAVVQAAVSALYLVVISPPGESLIPFRFVDALIGGAVALVVSQLAAVRHPLAPLVAEFRTTFADLATALREVADALDTSDQNAARAALERARGMDAAVERLRTGVLAAGEALTLHLRRGRHLGRLRAVDAAIGQCDYAVRNVRVLARAGVTLIRLTDPVPAELVSAVRLLADAVDAAGETIAADLDGRQDVADQRCGQAERAALEAVEVAGRLFAPGQTLQLAMIVGQVRSTAVDLLRSVGADDDAVILARVDAALGLPAV, from the coding sequence ATGGTGCGGTGGGGGTGGTTGCGTCAGGCCGCCGTACGGGTGTGGCGGGGCTGGCCACAGATCGTGGAGGGCACGCTCGCCGCCACCGGAGCCTGGGTGGCGGCGAGCGTGCTGGTCAGCCATCCGCAGCCGTTCTTCGCCCCCGCCGCGGCGTTGATCGTCCTCGGGCAGGCCCGGGGGCAGCGCACCCGGCGGGCGGTCGAGGTGGTGCTCGGCGTGGCCGCCGGGGTGCTGGTGGCCGACGTGGTGGTGCAGGCCCTCGGTGCGCGCAGCACGGTGACCGTCTTCACGGTCATCCTGCTGACCATCGTCGGGGCGGTGGCGATCGGCGCGAGCGGGGTCGCCGTGGTGCAGGCCGCCGTCTCCGCCCTGTACCTGGTGGTGATCTCCCCACCGGGGGAGTCGCTGATCCCGTTCCGGTTCGTCGACGCGCTGATCGGTGGGGCGGTGGCGCTGGTGGTGAGTCAGCTCGCCGCAGTCCGGCACCCCCTCGCCCCACTGGTGGCCGAGTTCCGTACCACCTTCGCCGACCTGGCGACGGCGCTGCGGGAGGTGGCCGACGCGCTCGACACGAGCGACCAGAATGCCGCCCGGGCCGCGCTGGAGCGGGCCCGCGGGATGGACGCGGCGGTGGAGCGGCTGCGTACCGGGGTGCTCGCGGCGGGCGAGGCGTTGACCCTGCACCTGCGTCGCGGGCGGCACCTGGGCCGGCTGCGGGCGGTGGACGCCGCGATCGGTCAGTGCGACTACGCGGTACGCAACGTGCGGGTGCTGGCGCGGGCCGGGGTGACCCTGATCCGCCTGACCGACCCGGTCCCCGCCGAACTGGTAAGCGCGGTGCGGCTGCTGGCCGACGCGGTGGACGCCGCCGGGGAGACCATCGCGGCCGACCTCGACGGCCGGCAGGACGTCGCCGACCAACGCTGCGGCCAGGCCGAGCGGGCCGCGCTGGAGGCCGTCGAGGTCGCCGGGCGGCTCTTCGCCCCCGGGCAGACCCTGCAACTGGCGATGATCGTCGGGCAGGTCCGGTCCACCGCGGTCGACCTGCTGCGCAGCGTGGGCGCGGACGACGACGCCGTCATCCTCGCCCGGGTCGACGCGGCGCTCGGCCTGCCCGCGGTCTGA
- a CDS encoding FluC/FEX family fluoride channel, with protein sequence MTGAPEPRIDPDVDLGQPDDRSVPPGPTAVLLAVIAAGGVLGALTRAGAQAAAPNAATGFAWATFGVNVLGCLLIGVLMVLVERCRANPLLRPFLGVGVLGGFTSFSAYVLDVHRAAQAGAFGVAGGYLVATVLGALAAVWLGDVTTNALLDRRAAR encoded by the coding sequence GTGACCGGAGCACCCGAGCCCCGCATCGACCCGGACGTCGATCTCGGCCAGCCCGACGACCGGTCGGTGCCGCCCGGCCCGACGGCGGTGCTGCTGGCGGTGATCGCGGCCGGCGGCGTGCTGGGCGCGTTGACCCGGGCCGGCGCGCAGGCGGCGGCACCGAACGCGGCCACCGGATTCGCCTGGGCGACCTTCGGCGTCAACGTGCTCGGCTGCCTGCTGATCGGGGTGCTGATGGTGCTGGTCGAGCGGTGTCGGGCCAACCCGCTGCTGCGGCCGTTCCTGGGTGTCGGGGTGTTGGGTGGCTTCACCAGCTTCTCCGCGTACGTCCTCGACGTGCACCGGGCGGCGCAGGCCGGGGCGTTCGGGGTCGCCGGCGGGTACCTGGTGGCCACCGTGCTCGGCGCGCTGGCGGCGGTCTGGCTCGGCGACGTCACGACGAACGCGCTGCTGGACCGCCGGGCGGCCCGGTGA
- a CDS encoding MFS transporter yields the protein MPGPAAVPRQVRNARNAVAAVFAFNGLAIATWFARVPAVRDALSLSAGRLGLLLLAMSIGSIVALATAGLATQRLGTARTVGVAGLLIAGGLAGTGAAAGLTGWLPAVAVALFAFGYGFGTCEVAINVEGAAVERRLGRTVMPRFHAAFSLGTVVGAGLGALAAGAGVPVAAHLVGMAVVVAVGILVALGSFLPTPDTAEPDTAAAHGRSGGLLAAWREPRTLLIGLLVLAAAFAEGSASDWLAVAFVDGYGFSEAAGAAVFAVFVVGMTVGRTAGTVAIDRWGRVPVLLTCTLLAVVGAAVAVLGGNGPVAVAGVAVWGLGASLGFPVGMSAAADDEDRAPARVSVVAAIGYTAFLAGPPLLGLLGDQVGTRYALLVVPVLLLPTLALVPAVRPPAR from the coding sequence ATCCCCGGGCCTGCGGCCGTGCCCCGCCAGGTGCGCAACGCCCGCAACGCCGTGGCGGCCGTGTTCGCTTTCAACGGCCTGGCCATCGCCACCTGGTTCGCCCGGGTGCCGGCGGTACGCGACGCGTTGTCGCTCAGCGCCGGACGGCTCGGCCTGCTGTTGCTGGCCATGTCGATCGGGTCGATCGTGGCGCTGGCCACTGCCGGCCTGGCCACCCAACGGCTCGGCACGGCCCGTACCGTGGGCGTCGCGGGTCTGCTGATCGCCGGTGGGCTGGCCGGCACCGGGGCAGCCGCCGGACTGACCGGATGGCTGCCTGCGGTCGCCGTCGCCCTGTTCGCCTTCGGGTACGGCTTCGGCACCTGTGAGGTGGCGATCAACGTCGAGGGTGCGGCGGTCGAGCGTCGGCTCGGGCGGACCGTGATGCCCCGGTTCCATGCCGCCTTCAGCCTCGGTACGGTCGTCGGCGCGGGTCTCGGCGCCCTCGCCGCCGGGGCCGGCGTGCCGGTGGCCGCGCACCTGGTGGGCATGGCGGTGGTGGTGGCGGTCGGCATCCTGGTGGCGCTCGGTTCGTTCCTGCCCACGCCCGACACCGCGGAGCCGGACACCGCCGCGGCGCACGGGCGCTCCGGTGGCCTGCTGGCCGCCTGGCGGGAGCCCCGGACCCTGCTCATCGGTCTGCTGGTGCTGGCGGCGGCGTTCGCCGAGGGCAGCGCCAGCGACTGGCTGGCGGTCGCCTTCGTCGACGGGTACGGGTTCAGCGAGGCGGCCGGCGCGGCGGTCTTCGCGGTCTTCGTCGTCGGGATGACCGTCGGGCGGACCGCCGGGACCGTGGCCATCGACCGCTGGGGGCGGGTGCCGGTGCTGCTGACCTGCACGCTGCTCGCCGTCGTGGGGGCCGCGGTCGCGGTGTTGGGCGGCAACGGCCCGGTGGCCGTCGCCGGGGTCGCCGTCTGGGGGCTCGGCGCGTCGTTGGGCTTCCCGGTCGGGATGAGCGCCGCCGCCGACGACGAGGACCGGGCCCCGGCCCGGGTAAGCGTGGTCGCCGCGATCGGGTACACCGCGTTCCTGGCCGGCCCGCCGCTGCTCGGTCTGCTCGGTGACCAGGTGGGCACCCGGTACGCGTTGCTGGTGGTGCCGGTGCTGCTGCTGCCCACCCTGGCGTTGGTCCCCGCCGTCCGTCCACCGGCCCGTTGA
- a CDS encoding dihydrodipicolinate synthase family protein, translating into MTAEVRLPDGSRHRLRGGTAFARPAGPATSRVAYAAAHVVADPTAENTPGAPAVVDWDRTLAIRHHLWSYGLGVAEAMDTAQRGMGLDYPATRELIRRSAAEARGVGGRIVAGVATDQLPPGPASLDAITGAYREQLADTLADGARPVLMCSRHLAAAADGPEDYLRVYADLLTTTDQPVVLHWLGDMFDPALAGYWGSTDLDLATETVLQLIKDHADRVDGIKVSLLDADREVALRRRLPAGVRLYTGDDFNYPELIRGDEVGHSDALLGVFAAIAPAAAAALAALDRGDLTGYDEAFGPTLPLARHLFAAPTWHYKTGIVFLAWLAGHQDHFVMVGGQQAGRSPAHLARLLVLADQAGLLPDADRAAARARAYLTLAGVVQ; encoded by the coding sequence GTGACCGCCGAGGTCCGGCTCCCCGACGGCAGTCGGCACCGGCTGCGCGGCGGCACGGCCTTCGCTCGCCCCGCCGGCCCCGCCACCAGCCGGGTGGCGTACGCCGCCGCGCACGTGGTCGCCGATCCCACCGCGGAGAACACCCCCGGTGCCCCGGCCGTGGTCGACTGGGACCGGACCCTGGCCATCCGGCACCACCTGTGGTCGTACGGGTTGGGCGTGGCCGAGGCGATGGACACCGCCCAGCGGGGCATGGGACTTGACTACCCGGCCACCCGGGAGCTGATCCGGCGCAGCGCCGCCGAGGCGCGGGGAGTCGGCGGCCGGATCGTCGCCGGGGTGGCCACCGACCAGCTGCCTCCCGGCCCGGCCAGCCTGGACGCCATCACCGGCGCGTACCGGGAGCAGCTCGCCGACACCCTCGCCGACGGTGCCCGGCCCGTGCTGATGTGCAGCCGGCACCTGGCCGCCGCCGCCGACGGCCCAGAGGACTACCTGCGGGTCTACGCCGACCTGCTCACCACCACCGACCAGCCGGTGGTGCTGCACTGGCTCGGCGACATGTTCGACCCGGCGCTGGCCGGCTACTGGGGCTCGACCGACCTGGACCTGGCCACCGAGACGGTGCTCCAGTTGATCAAAGACCACGCCGACCGGGTCGACGGGATCAAGGTCTCCCTGCTCGACGCCGACCGGGAGGTGGCGCTGCGCCGTCGGCTGCCCGCCGGGGTGCGGCTCTACACCGGCGACGACTTCAACTACCCGGAGCTGATCCGGGGCGACGAGGTGGGCCACTCCGACGCGCTGCTCGGGGTCTTCGCCGCCATCGCCCCGGCCGCCGCGGCGGCCCTGGCCGCCCTGGACCGCGGCGACCTGACCGGCTACGACGAGGCCTTCGGCCCCACCCTGCCGCTGGCCCGGCACCTGTTCGCCGCACCGACCTGGCACTACAAGACCGGGATCGTCTTCCTGGCCTGGCTCGCCGGCCACCAGGACCACTTCGTCATGGTCGGTGGCCAGCAGGCCGGTCGTTCCCCGGCGCACCTGGCCCGGCTGCTCGTCCTGGCCGACCAGGCCGGCCTGCTCCCCGACGCCGACCGCGCCGCCGCCCGCGCCCGCGCCTACCTCACCCTCGCCGGGGTGGTCCAGTGA
- the paaI gene encoding hydroxyphenylacetyl-CoA thioesterase PaaI, with the protein MFDADVASRGLGIELVGVADGTAQARMRVTPAMLNGHAIAHGGFVFLLADTAFALACNSRGPVTVAAGGEITFVRPAHAGDLLVARATERTRYGRSGIYDVTVTRDDEVVAEFRGRSRSLPPAD; encoded by the coding sequence ATGTTCGACGCCGACGTGGCCTCGCGGGGGCTCGGCATCGAGTTGGTCGGCGTCGCCGACGGCACGGCGCAGGCCCGGATGCGGGTGACCCCGGCGATGCTCAACGGTCACGCCATCGCCCACGGTGGCTTCGTCTTCCTGCTGGCCGACACGGCCTTCGCGCTTGCCTGCAACAGCCGGGGACCGGTCACCGTCGCCGCCGGTGGGGAGATCACCTTCGTCCGGCCGGCACACGCCGGTGACCTGCTCGTCGCCCGGGCCACCGAGCGCACCCGGTACGGGCGCAGCGGCATCTACGACGTCACGGTCACCCGCGACGACGAGGTGGTCGCGGAGTTCCGGGGTCGCAGCCGGAGCCTGCCTCCGGCCGACTGA
- the crcB gene encoding fluoride efflux transporter CrcB codes for MTALLVALGAAVGAPLRYLVDRAVQSAHRTRLPLGTLTVNVAGSFLLGALVGVPVAPALGALLGTGFCGALTTWSTCGYETLRLARTGARSVALANIVLSVTVGLGAAWLGFALARALAG; via the coding sequence GTGACCGCGCTGCTCGTGGCGCTGGGCGCGGCGGTCGGTGCACCGCTGCGGTACCTGGTCGACCGGGCGGTGCAGTCGGCGCACCGGACCCGGTTACCGCTGGGCACCCTGACCGTCAACGTGGCCGGTTCGTTCCTGCTCGGCGCGCTGGTCGGGGTGCCCGTCGCCCCGGCCCTCGGCGCGCTGCTCGGCACCGGCTTCTGCGGCGCGTTGACCACCTGGTCCACCTGCGGTTACGAGACGCTGCGGCTGGCCCGTACCGGGGCCCGGTCGGTGGCGTTGGCCAACATCGTCCTCAGCGTGACCGTCGGGCTCGGCGCGGCCTGGCTCGGCTTCGCCCTCGCCCGGGCGCTCGCCGGGTAG
- a CDS encoding adenylate/guanylate cyclase domain-containing protein has protein sequence MPTSMIVTGTGLVTPSWPIPEERRTVTVLFADIVGSTALVDRLDPEDVRSLQQAYFEAVARVLHRWDGVVEKYVGDAVMALFGARHSDGFDAYRAVRAGLEIQRAVDRKPLATGTAVRIRVGVATGEAVVDLPGSRDGGHGTASGAVITLAARLQAYAPPGAVVFCAATRRATAGLTMARRLPPVTVPGKAAPLELWRAEDPGRTGPAKHRGPLVGRRRELADARDQIVRAARERSPRWVSLIGPIGSGRSRLLHELVRAVPGPDGGSPRWCVAYCPPYAEQVLAPVADLVREFAAIHPTDGPVAVTARLTATLADLVPAHRLPCAVRALTALLTAPDGSAAASEGATTFRQVLLAQAARQPVVVAVDDLDRADPRVDDFLRDLFLSATWRSLPLAVVVTNRPRWADVLPGPAGQRHRHRIVLAPLPTVQTGRLLRHLLVRAGRPAVPVDRLLPLVAGNPGHATAYARLVAEDGLDPAADLPMPESVRRTAEARLDLLDGGQRAVFMAGASLDGDFRAATVDRLLDWPAGRSAPVLRELVLHGLLVRRPGAGGYAIAEPALRRVAVERLPRSVRAEFARRALTGPAGTDDADQAGADLATPVPGTRDAAPRKTRDAVLTGARGTVLRETRGTVLRETRDTVLTETRDALSTEARGALLTRARGAGADATPPAARTPAGSDAERPAGGDRRGDGYPLADGRDDRAPGRSGLAPGVTRTGAPVEEHPDPVRPLAPVVPLGRAESLTTATNATKGRRTAGPVGGPRQADRPPPPSTRPAAA, from the coding sequence ATGCCCACATCGATGATCGTCACCGGAACCGGGTTGGTGACGCCGAGCTGGCCGATACCGGAGGAGCGACGGACGGTCACCGTCCTCTTCGCCGACATCGTCGGATCGACCGCCCTGGTCGACCGGCTCGACCCGGAGGACGTCCGGTCGTTGCAGCAGGCCTACTTCGAGGCCGTCGCCCGGGTGCTGCACCGCTGGGACGGCGTGGTCGAGAAGTACGTCGGGGACGCGGTGATGGCCCTGTTCGGCGCCCGCCACTCCGACGGCTTCGACGCGTACCGGGCGGTGCGGGCCGGTCTGGAGATCCAGCGGGCCGTCGACCGGAAGCCACTGGCCACGGGCACCGCGGTACGCATCCGGGTCGGCGTCGCCACCGGGGAGGCGGTCGTCGACCTGCCGGGCAGCCGCGACGGTGGGCACGGCACGGCCAGCGGCGCGGTGATCACCCTGGCCGCCCGGCTGCAGGCGTACGCGCCCCCCGGCGCGGTCGTGTTCTGTGCGGCGACCCGCCGGGCCACCGCCGGGCTGACCATGGCACGGCGACTGCCACCGGTCACGGTGCCCGGCAAGGCCGCACCCCTCGAGCTCTGGCGGGCCGAGGATCCCGGCCGGACCGGGCCGGCCAAACACCGGGGACCGCTGGTGGGGCGGCGCCGGGAGTTGGCCGACGCCCGCGACCAGATCGTCCGCGCGGCACGCGAGCGCAGCCCGCGCTGGGTGTCCCTGATCGGCCCGATCGGCAGTGGCCGCAGCCGGCTGCTGCACGAGTTGGTGCGGGCCGTACCGGGCCCGGACGGCGGGTCGCCGCGCTGGTGCGTCGCGTACTGCCCGCCGTACGCCGAGCAGGTGTTGGCCCCGGTTGCGGACCTGGTGCGCGAGTTCGCCGCGATCCACCCGACCGACGGACCGGTCGCGGTGACCGCCCGGTTGACCGCCACCCTGGCCGACCTGGTGCCGGCGCACCGGCTTCCGTGCGCGGTACGGGCGTTGACCGCCCTGCTGACCGCACCCGACGGATCCGCCGCGGCGAGCGAGGGCGCCACGACGTTCCGGCAGGTGCTGCTCGCCCAGGCGGCTCGGCAACCGGTGGTGGTGGCCGTCGACGACCTGGACCGGGCCGACCCGAGGGTCGACGACTTCCTGCGGGACCTGTTCCTCTCGGCCACCTGGCGGAGCCTGCCCCTGGCGGTGGTGGTGACCAACCGCCCCCGCTGGGCCGACGTGCTGCCCGGCCCGGCCGGTCAGCGGCACCGGCACCGGATCGTGCTGGCTCCGCTGCCGACGGTGCAGACCGGACGGTTGCTGCGCCACCTGCTGGTCCGGGCCGGTCGGCCAGCGGTCCCGGTGGACCGGCTGCTGCCGCTGGTCGCCGGCAACCCGGGGCACGCCACCGCGTACGCCCGACTGGTCGCCGAGGACGGGCTCGACCCGGCGGCGGACCTGCCGATGCCCGAGTCGGTACGCCGCACCGCCGAGGCCCGCCTCGACCTCCTGGACGGCGGACAACGGGCCGTGTTCATGGCCGGTGCGAGCCTCGACGGTGACTTCCGGGCGGCCACGGTGGACCGGCTGCTGGACTGGCCGGCGGGCCGCAGCGCGCCGGTGCTGCGGGAGCTGGTTCTGCACGGGCTGCTGGTCCGCCGGCCGGGAGCCGGCGGGTACGCGATCGCCGAACCGGCGCTACGGCGGGTCGCCGTCGAACGGCTGCCCCGGTCGGTACGCGCGGAGTTCGCCCGCCGGGCGCTGACCGGGCCGGCCGGCACCGACGACGCGGACCAGGCCGGAGCGGACCTCGCCACGCCGGTGCCGGGAACCCGGGACGCCGCACCGCGCAAGACCCGCGACGCCGTGCTGACCGGCGCGCGCGGCACCGTACTACGCGAGACCCGCGGCACCGTACTACGCGAGACCCGCGACACCGTGCTGACCGAGACCCGCGACGCTCTGTCGACCGAGGCGCGCGGCGCTCTACTGACCAGAGCGCGCGGCGCCGGGGCGGACGCCACGCCACCGGCGGCCCGGACACCCGCCGGTTCCGACGCGGAACGGCCGGCCGGTGGCGACCGGCGGGGCGACGGCTACCCACTCGCCGACGGCCGGGACGACCGGGCGCCCGGCCGATCGGGTCTCGCACCGGGAGTCACCCGCACCGGTGCCCCGGTCGAGGAACATCCGGATCCGGTCCGCCCACTTGCCCCGGTGGTGCCACTCGGTCGGGCCGAGTCCCTGACGACGGCGACGAACGCGACGAAGGGCAGGCGCACGGCGGGACCCGTCGGCGGCCCCCGGCAGGCCGACCGGCCCCCACCGCCCTCGACTCGGCCGGCAGCCGCCTGA
- a CDS encoding sugar phosphate isomerase/epimerase family protein: protein MARFSFNQATAKHWPLAEVVAGCVDAGVPGVGLWREPVQEYGLARAAKLVRDAGLSVTSLCRGGFFTTDGWRDENRRAIEEAATLGTSVLVLVSGGLPAGSRDLDGARRMVADAVADLAPEAAAAGVTLAIEPLHPMFCSDRCVVATLGQALDIAERFDPGTVGVVVDTYHLWWDDAVYHQIDRAGSRIAAFQVADWITPLPEGVLLGRGLPGDGCVDLRRFRQAVDAAGYHGPIEVEVFNAEVWARPGPEILAAAIAAHRDHVL, encoded by the coding sequence TTGGCGCGGTTCTCGTTCAACCAGGCCACCGCGAAGCACTGGCCGCTGGCCGAGGTGGTGGCCGGTTGTGTCGACGCCGGGGTGCCCGGCGTCGGGCTGTGGCGCGAACCGGTCCAGGAGTACGGCCTGGCGCGGGCGGCCAAACTGGTCCGGGACGCCGGGCTGAGCGTCACCTCGCTGTGCCGGGGCGGCTTCTTCACCACCGACGGCTGGCGGGACGAGAACCGCCGCGCCATCGAGGAGGCCGCCACCCTGGGCACCTCCGTGCTGGTGCTGGTCTCCGGCGGACTGCCCGCCGGCAGCCGGGACCTCGACGGTGCCCGGCGGATGGTCGCCGATGCCGTCGCCGACCTGGCCCCGGAGGCCGCCGCCGCCGGGGTGACCCTCGCCATCGAGCCGTTGCACCCGATGTTCTGCTCCGACCGGTGTGTCGTGGCCACCCTCGGACAGGCCCTGGACATCGCCGAACGGTTCGACCCGGGCACGGTCGGGGTGGTGGTCGACACGTACCACCTGTGGTGGGACGACGCCGTCTACCACCAGATCGATCGCGCCGGCAGCCGGATCGCCGCCTTCCAGGTGGCCGACTGGATCACCCCGCTGCCCGAGGGGGTGCTGCTCGGCCGGGGACTGCCCGGCGACGGCTGCGTCGACCTGCGTCGGTTCCGGCAGGCGGTCGACGCGGCCGGCTACCACGGGCCGATCGAGGTGGAGGTCTTCAACGCCGAGGTGTGGGCCCGTCCCGGCCCGGAGATCCTCGCCGCGGCGATCGCGGCCCACCGCGACCACGTGCTCTGA